The following are from one region of the Hymenobacter sp. YIM 151858-1 genome:
- a CDS encoding TonB-dependent receptor has product MKKPLHLFWPVAAACLLAPWPLRVAEAQTVEPAKGTAPDTTRRHIALGEVVVAASRVEESLLKSPVTVEKLGARDLRLAPAPSFFEAIENVKSVQVITPSLGFKVINARGFANTTNVRFAQLVDGIDNQAPHIGGPIGNALGPSDLDVASVEIVPGTAAALYGLNAINGLANFSTKNPFTSEGLSLQQKTGVNHLGDASSAAKLYSETSLRYARALGARWAFKLNGTYTRGYDWIANDQTDLYPQGNATAGLSGGPTNPAYDPVNGYGNESSNRNTLSLGGKSYAVARTGYLEKDVVDYRLRNLKADAALHFRPNARTELAYTYRVAELDNVYQRSNRFRLQDYVLQQHALVLTTPIVQARAYLTRENTGRSYNLRSMAENLDRSYKPDAQWNRDYTAAWNAAVQTGQSVAEAHATARAEADAGRLQPGTEAFRQKLRELQDINNWDQGAALRVRADLLHAEAQADLGRALHNNLLPRLPAFLDLRAGLDHRTYIIVPDSNYFINPDPKKDQFSNLTYRKTGGFVQGGARLWRDAVRLTATLRVDKNDYFSLRLNPRFTAVMSPTQQHNFRVSYQSGYRFPSLFEGFSNVNSGQVKRIGGLRVMSDGVFENSYLRSSIDAFNAAVTAAVNANTSPAPAAEKRRVAIENNKGLLRRNPYTYLRPEHIRSLELGYKAALLPQGRLLLDVDFYYNRYRDFIAQVEAYVPKTNNPDSAAIYLSNRATQNRYRLWTNSQTQVYNYGGSAGGRYELPGGYLAGANLTYARLDRIESGDGLEDGFNTPRWIYNLSLGNENAYRGLGFGLNYRWQASYYSQTFLVTGTVPAYATLDAQLTYQAQKPNVRLKVGATNLLNRYYVSFLGGPSVGGLYYAAISYGIN; this is encoded by the coding sequence ATGAAGAAACCTTTACACCTGTTTTGGCCTGTAGCCGCAGCTTGCTTGCTGGCGCCTTGGCCTTTACGAGTTGCTGAAGCGCAAACAGTAGAGCCAGCCAAAGGCACCGCACCCGACACCACCCGCCGGCACATTGCCCTAGGTGAAGTGGTGGTAGCGGCGTCGAGGGTAGAGGAGAGCCTGCTGAAGTCGCCGGTGACGGTGGAGAAGCTTGGCGCCCGCGACCTGCGCCTGGCGCCGGCTCCGTCGTTTTTCGAGGCCATAGAGAATGTGAAGAGCGTGCAGGTGATTACGCCCAGCCTTGGGTTTAAGGTGATAAACGCCCGGGGCTTTGCCAACACCACCAACGTGCGGTTTGCGCAACTGGTAGATGGCATCGACAACCAGGCACCACACATCGGCGGACCTATCGGCAACGCCCTAGGTCCGAGCGACCTGGATGTGGCTAGCGTGGAAATTGTGCCCGGCACGGCTGCGGCGCTTTACGGGCTGAACGCCATCAACGGGCTGGCCAACTTCAGCACCAAAAATCCTTTCACCTCCGAAGGACTGAGCCTACAGCAGAAAACCGGCGTCAACCATCTAGGCGATGCCAGCAGCGCGGCCAAGCTGTACTCCGAAACTAGCCTGCGCTACGCCCGGGCCCTAGGTGCCCGGTGGGCCTTTAAGCTTAACGGCACCTATACCCGCGGCTACGATTGGATAGCCAACGATCAAACCGACCTGTACCCGCAGGGCAACGCCACGGCCGGGCTGTCCGGCGGCCCCACCAACCCCGCCTACGACCCCGTGAACGGCTACGGCAACGAGTCGTCGAATAGGAACACCTTGAGCCTAGGCGGCAAAAGCTACGCGGTGGCGCGCACTGGCTACCTCGAAAAAGACGTGGTGGACTACCGCCTGCGCAACCTGAAAGCCGACGCGGCGCTGCACTTTCGGCCAAACGCCCGCACCGAGCTGGCCTATACCTACCGCGTAGCCGAGCTGGACAATGTGTACCAACGCTCGAACCGCTTTCGGCTGCAGGATTACGTACTGCAGCAACACGCGCTGGTCCTCACAACGCCCATTGTGCAAGCCCGGGCTTACCTGACGCGCGAAAACACCGGCCGTAGCTACAACCTGCGCAGCATGGCCGAAAACCTCGACCGCAGCTACAAGCCCGATGCCCAGTGGAACCGCGACTACACCGCTGCCTGGAACGCGGCCGTGCAAACCGGCCAATCGGTAGCCGAAGCCCACGCCACGGCCCGCGCCGAGGCCGATGCCGGCCGCTTGCAACCGGGCACCGAGGCCTTTCGGCAAAAGCTGCGCGAGCTGCAAGACATTAACAACTGGGACCAAGGCGCGGCCCTCCGCGTGCGGGCCGATCTGCTGCACGCCGAAGCCCAAGCCGACCTAGGGCGCGCCTTGCACAACAACCTGCTGCCGCGCCTGCCAGCATTCCTTGACCTGCGCGCCGGGCTCGACCACCGCACCTACATTATCGTGCCCGATAGCAATTACTTCATCAACCCCGATCCAAAAAAAGATCAGTTCAGCAACCTCACTTACCGCAAAACGGGTGGCTTTGTGCAAGGCGGCGCCCGGTTGTGGCGCGATGCCGTGCGGCTAACGGCCACACTGCGCGTCGACAAAAACGACTACTTCAGCTTGCGCCTGAACCCGCGATTTACGGCGGTAATGTCGCCCACGCAGCAGCACAACTTCCGGGTAAGCTACCAGAGCGGCTACCGTTTTCCGAGTTTGTTCGAGGGGTTTTCGAACGTAAACAGCGGGCAGGTGAAGCGCATTGGCGGGTTGCGCGTAATGTCGGATGGCGTGTTTGAGAACAGCTACCTGCGCAGCAGCATCGATGCATTCAACGCCGCCGTTACGGCCGCGGTAAATGCTAACACCAGCCCGGCGCCGGCCGCCGAAAAGCGCCGCGTAGCCATCGAAAACAACAAAGGGTTGCTGCGCCGCAACCCGTACACGTACCTGCGGCCCGAGCATATCCGTTCGCTCGAGCTGGGCTACAAAGCTGCGCTGCTGCCCCAAGGCCGGCTGCTGCTCGATGTCGACTTTTACTACAACCGCTACCGCGATTTTATTGCGCAAGTGGAGGCCTACGTGCCCAAAACCAACAACCCCGATTCGGCCGCGATTTACCTCAGCAACCGCGCGACCCAAAACCGCTACCGCCTCTGGACCAACTCGCAAACCCAAGTGTACAACTACGGCGGCTCGGCGGGCGGGCGCTACGAGCTGCCGGGCGGCTACCTGGCCGGTGCCAACCTTACCTACGCCCGCCTCGACCGCATTGAATCGGGCGACGGGCTGGAGGACGGCTTCAACACCCCGCGCTGGATTTACAACCTGAGCTTGGGCAACGAAAACGCCTACCGCGGCCTAGGCTTCGGCCTGAACTACCGCTGGCAGGCGAGCTACTACTCGCAAACTTTTCTGGTAACCGGCACGGTGCCGGCTTACGCCACTCTTGATGCGCAGCTAACCTACCAAGCACAAAAACCCAACGTACGCCTGAAGGTAGGCGCCACCAATTTGCTTAATCGGTACTACGTGTCGTTTTTGGGCGGGCCAAGCGTGGGCGGCTTGTACTACGCTGCCATCAGCTACGGAATCAACTAA
- a CDS encoding Plug domain-containing protein: MKISTARSTLRSKIHLLLAATLSLSGSATAQRLIAAPQQDSVRKAGLKMISASTINPGTEPLYILDGRTISAEKFKLLNPDGFKRIRVLHGPSATALYGTRAINGAVLVTSKKQRHLRMR; this comes from the coding sequence ATGAAAATTTCAACCGCACGGAGTACTCTCCGTTCCAAAATACACCTGCTGTTAGCGGCAACTCTCAGCTTATCCGGATCAGCAACTGCACAGCGCCTCATTGCGGCACCTCAGCAGGACTCAGTCCGAAAAGCTGGTCTTAAAATGATCAGCGCCAGCACAATCAACCCGGGTACAGAGCCTTTGTATATCCTCGACGGCCGCACTATTTCAGCCGAAAAATTCAAGCTCCTCAACCCCGACGGATTCAAGCGTATACGTGTACTGCACGGACCCAGCGCAACAGCCCTTTACGGCACCCGTGCCATCAACGGAGCCGTGCTGGTTACTTCTAAAAAGCAAAGGCATTTAAGAATGCGATAA
- a CDS encoding T9SS response regulator signal transducer PorX has product MQRYNILWADDEIDLLKPHILFLKERGYDVTGVNSGADAIEEVQAQNYDLVFLDENMPGITGLEALSEIKAARPTLPVIMITKSEEEHIMEEAIGSKIADYLIKPVNPNQILLSVKKVLDYNRLVSEKTNSSYQRDFRQLGMQLSDRLSPSEWADVYKKLVYWELEINETEGKSMADVFNMQKDEANTYFGRFITENYEEWVNNESDDAPLMSHQLFKERVFPLLKETGDQPVYFVLIDNLRYDQWKVLEPIIAEMFTVDQEEMYYSILPTTTAYARNAIFSGMMPGEIQKKYPNLWVWDDDDEGKNLHEAEFMEIMFQRANQKHKYSYNKVTNLQAGKDLLGKMANLHNNYKLNVIVYNFVDMLSHARTDMAMIRELAADESAYRSITRSWFLHSPLYEMLQQIADKKGKLIITTDHGTIRCKRPYKIVGDRNTNTNLRYKHGKNLGFDESRDVYVVRKPERVFLPRENVSTAYVFTLGDYFFAYPNNYNYYVNFYKDTFQHGGISLEEVIIPYITLSPKGA; this is encoded by the coding sequence ATGCAACGCTACAATATCCTCTGGGCCGACGACGAAATCGATCTGTTAAAACCGCACATCCTGTTTCTGAAGGAGCGCGGCTACGACGTAACCGGGGTGAACTCCGGCGCCGATGCCATTGAAGAGGTGCAGGCGCAGAACTACGACCTGGTGTTCCTCGACGAGAACATGCCCGGCATTACGGGCCTCGAAGCGCTGTCGGAGATTAAAGCGGCGCGGCCCACCTTGCCGGTAATCATGATTACCAAAAGCGAGGAGGAGCACATCATGGAGGAGGCCATCGGCTCGAAGATTGCCGATTACCTGATCAAGCCCGTGAACCCGAACCAGATTCTGCTGTCGGTGAAAAAGGTGCTCGATTACAACCGCCTGGTATCGGAGAAAACCAACAGCTCGTACCAGCGCGATTTCCGCCAGCTGGGCATGCAGCTTTCCGACCGCCTCTCGCCCTCGGAGTGGGCCGATGTGTACAAGAAGCTGGTATACTGGGAGCTGGAAATAAACGAGACGGAGGGCAAGAGCATGGCCGACGTCTTCAACATGCAGAAAGACGAGGCCAACACCTACTTCGGGCGCTTCATCACGGAGAACTACGAGGAGTGGGTAAACAACGAGTCGGACGACGCGCCGCTGATGTCGCACCAGCTCTTTAAAGAGCGCGTGTTTCCGCTGCTCAAGGAAACCGGCGACCAGCCCGTGTACTTCGTGCTCATCGACAACCTGCGCTACGACCAGTGGAAGGTGCTCGAGCCTATTATCGCTGAAATGTTCACGGTAGATCAGGAGGAGATGTACTACTCCATTCTGCCTACCACCACGGCGTACGCTCGCAACGCCATTTTCTCGGGCATGATGCCGGGCGAAATCCAGAAGAAGTACCCCAACCTGTGGGTGTGGGACGACGACGACGAGGGCAAGAACCTGCACGAGGCCGAGTTCATGGAAATCATGTTTCAGCGGGCCAACCAGAAGCACAAGTACAGCTACAACAAGGTAACCAACCTGCAGGCCGGCAAGGATTTGCTGGGCAAAATGGCCAACCTGCACAACAATTATAAGCTGAACGTCATCGTCTACAATTTCGTGGACATGCTTTCGCACGCCCGCACCGACATGGCCATGATCCGGGAGCTAGCCGCCGACGAATCGGCGTACCGCAGCATTACCCGCTCGTGGTTCCTGCACTCGCCGCTGTACGAGATGCTGCAGCAGATTGCCGACAAAAAAGGCAAGCTCATCATCACCACCGACCACGGCACCATCCGCTGCAAGCGCCCCTACAAGATTGTGGGCGACCGGAACACCAACACCAACCTGCGCTACAAGCACGGCAAAAACCTGGGCTTCGATGAGTCGCGCGACGTGTACGTGGTGCGCAAGCCCGAGCGCGTGTTTCTGCCCCGCGAAAACGTGTCGACGGCGTACGTATTTACCCTGGGCGACTACTTCTTCGCCTACCCCAACAACTACAACTACTACGTCAACTTCTACAAGGATACCTTCCAGCACGGCGGTATCTCGCTGGAGGAAGTTATCATTCCGTACATCACGCTTTCGCCGAAGGGCGCGTAA
- a CDS encoding HD domain-containing protein, producing MNKRKILNDPVYGFVSVPTDLIFDLIEHRYFQRLRRIKQLGLTDFVYPGALHTRFHHALGAMHLMSLALRTLKDKGVRITAQEGEAAQIAILLHDIGHGPLSHALEHALFEDVPHEQISLHLMELLNVEFEGRLQLAIDIFRGTYPRPFFHQLVSSQLDMDRLDYLNRDSFYSGVKEGQPGADRLIKMLTVSPDERLVLEEKAVYSIENFLVSRRVMYWQVYMHKAVTSAEQMVIRIMERARDLARAGVQVPASPELGYFLASPVQMLDFEQDASIIQRFVRLDDVDIWAAVKVWASHPDFVLSFLAHSLLERHLFKITLSSEPIDEDLRLGVVELIAEHFRLPMNEAAQLMIEGRISNNAYDAGGDTINVLTKRGHVIDVAEASDLPNIRSLSKRVEKYYVCYPKEITS from the coding sequence GTGAACAAGCGTAAAATTCTCAACGACCCCGTTTACGGGTTTGTATCGGTACCCACCGACCTGATCTTCGACCTTATCGAACACCGCTATTTCCAGCGGTTACGCCGCATTAAGCAGCTGGGCCTGACCGATTTTGTGTACCCCGGCGCCCTGCATACGCGCTTTCACCACGCCCTGGGTGCCATGCACCTGATGTCGCTGGCCCTGCGCACCCTCAAAGACAAAGGCGTACGCATCACGGCGCAGGAGGGCGAGGCAGCCCAAATAGCCATTCTGCTGCACGACATTGGCCACGGCCCCCTCTCCCACGCCCTCGAGCACGCCCTGTTCGAGGATGTGCCGCACGAGCAGATTTCCTTGCACCTTATGGAGCTGCTGAACGTGGAGTTTGAGGGGCGTCTGCAGCTGGCCATCGATATCTTCCGGGGTACCTACCCGCGGCCGTTCTTCCATCAGCTGGTAAGCAGCCAGCTCGATATGGACCGCCTCGACTACCTCAACCGCGACTCGTTTTACTCCGGCGTAAAAGAGGGCCAGCCCGGGGCCGACCGCCTCATCAAGATGCTCACCGTGAGCCCCGACGAGCGTTTGGTGCTGGAGGAAAAAGCCGTGTACAGCATCGAAAATTTCCTGGTGAGCCGCCGCGTGATGTACTGGCAGGTGTACATGCACAAAGCCGTCACGTCGGCCGAGCAAATGGTTATTCGCATCATGGAGCGGGCCCGCGACCTGGCCCGCGCCGGGGTGCAGGTACCGGCCTCGCCCGAGCTGGGGTATTTTTTGGCCAGCCCTGTGCAGATGCTCGACTTCGAGCAGGATGCCAGCATCATTCAGCGCTTCGTACGCCTTGATGACGTGGATATTTGGGCCGCGGTGAAAGTATGGGCATCCCATCCCGATTTCGTGCTGTCCTTCCTGGCGCACAGCCTGCTCGAGCGGCATTTGTTTAAAATCACCTTGTCCTCGGAGCCCATTGATGAGGATTTGCGCCTAGGTGTGGTGGAGCTGATTGCCGAGCATTTCCGGCTGCCCATGAACGAGGCCGCCCAGCTCATGATAGAAGGGCGCATCAGCAACAACGCCTACGACGCCGGCGGCGACACCATTAATGTGCTTACCAAGCGCGGCCATGTGATTGACGTAGCCGAGGCATCGGATTTGCCAAACATCCGCTCGCTCAGCAAGCGCGTCGAAAAGTACTACGTCTGCTACCCCAAGGAAATAACCTCGTAG